Proteins found in one Terribacillus sp. DMT04 genomic segment:
- a CDS encoding DUF2243 domain-containing protein encodes MEEKHTYNRRNCLSGILFGFGLAAFVDEAVFHQLLHWHHFYDLSTTSWGLISDGFFHAFSWFATVGGLFLLADLRRRKKMIPMLWWGMVLLGSGVFQLYDGIIQHKVMRLHQIRYGVDNIFYYDLVWNGIGAVLLIVGVLLVWLSRRKKHAQ; translated from the coding sequence ATGGAAGAGAAACATACATATAATCGAAGAAATTGTCTTTCGGGTATCTTATTCGGTTTTGGGTTAGCTGCATTTGTTGATGAAGCTGTTTTTCATCAACTGCTGCACTGGCATCATTTTTATGATTTGTCTACTACGAGCTGGGGGCTGATCTCCGACGGCTTTTTCCATGCTTTCAGCTGGTTTGCTACTGTTGGCGGTTTGTTCTTGCTGGCAGACTTGCGCAGACGCAAAAAGATGATACCTATGCTATGGTGGGGAATGGTTCTTTTAGGAAGTGGTGTTTTTCAGTTGTATGATGGTATCATCCAGCATAAGGTGATGCGACTTCACCAAATTCGTTATGGTGTAGACAATATTTTTTATTATGACTTGGTTTGGAATGGAATAGGAGCAGTGCTGCTGATTGTTGGAGTATTGCTTGTCTGGCTATCCAGGAGGAAAAAGCATGCACAATGA
- a CDS encoding cytochrome c oxidase assembly protein, translating into MHNDKLALIIAFLAILGYLLAMKFSARKFEAWPIYRLLLFGAGVAVGIQALAGPVAMHAHHSFVFHMLGHLLLGMLAPLLIVLSRPLTLLLRALPQRRGQAVSRLFRSMYARFLIHPVTAAVLNIGGLWVLYTTSLYHYMHQVNWVSFLVHVHVFAAGYLFTMAMLYTDPVPYRKSYLFRAFVFVGALAGHGILSKYLYANPPTGVDADEAQEGAILMYYGGDLVDLILIVILCWQWYRAAAPEHKLSASEART; encoded by the coding sequence ATGCACAATGATAAACTGGCATTAATCATAGCTTTCTTAGCGATTCTTGGCTATTTGCTGGCAATGAAATTTTCAGCGAGAAAGTTTGAGGCATGGCCAATTTATCGGCTGCTCCTGTTTGGGGCTGGTGTTGCAGTTGGGATTCAGGCGCTTGCTGGGCCAGTAGCGATGCATGCACATCATAGTTTTGTTTTCCACATGCTGGGTCATTTGCTACTTGGTATGCTTGCTCCGCTGCTAATCGTTTTGTCGCGTCCTCTTACGCTGCTTCTGCGTGCACTGCCGCAAAGGCGAGGGCAAGCTGTATCCCGTCTATTTCGCAGTATGTATGCTCGGTTTCTAATTCATCCTGTTACTGCCGCTGTATTGAATATCGGCGGTCTATGGGTTCTGTATACGACTTCTTTGTATCATTATATGCATCAAGTAAATTGGGTATCATTCTTGGTTCATGTGCATGTATTTGCAGCGGGATACTTGTTTACGATGGCCATGCTGTATACAGATCCAGTTCCTTATCGAAAAAGCTATCTTTTCCGCGCTTTTGTGTTCGTCGGAGCGCTGGCAGGACACGGCATATTGTCCAAGTACCTCTATGCTAATCCGCCGACTGGTGTAGATGCTGATGAAGCGCAAGAAGGAGCAATACTGATGTACTATGGCGGTGACCTTGTTGATCTTATCTTGATTGTGATTCTGTGCTGGCAATGGTATCGGGCGGCAGCGCCGGAGCATAAATTATCTGCAAGCGAGGCTAGGACGTAA
- a CDS encoding MFS transporter: protein MDHTVEGRQTTSKPMSERKLLGIVGTGWLFDAMDVGILSFIITALTLDWGLTPQQAGWIGSVNSIGMAVGAFVFGIMADKIGRRTVFMITILIFSICSGLSALAASYLIFIVLRFFIGAGLGGELPVASTLVSESVAPERRGRMVVLLESFWAVGWLAAAIISYFVIPAFGWRVALLLTAIPALFAVLLRKNLPDSPSYTKLKEKTSVVAGIRQLLAKGFAKRSAMLWIVWFCIMLSYYGMFLWLPSVMVEKGFDMVRSFEYVMIMTLAQLPGYFSAAWLIEKVGRKPILIIFLIGTAISAVLFGNAESAAMLLISGMLLSFFNLGAYGILYAYTPEQYPTAVRATGSGIAATAGRIGGILGPLLIGYRGTLGLSVSAVFLLFCVTVLIAVAAVWFLGEETKGKTLA, encoded by the coding sequence ATGGATCATACAGTAGAGGGGCGTCAAACGACAAGTAAGCCTATGTCCGAACGCAAGCTGCTTGGTATTGTTGGTACTGGCTGGTTATTTGATGCAATGGATGTGGGGATTTTATCTTTTATTATCACTGCGCTAACACTAGATTGGGGTTTAACCCCGCAGCAAGCGGGCTGGATTGGCAGCGTCAATAGTATCGGTATGGCTGTTGGAGCTTTTGTATTTGGTATTATGGCGGATAAAATTGGCCGCCGGACTGTATTTATGATCACAATCTTAATCTTTTCTATCTGTAGCGGCTTGTCAGCTCTGGCAGCGTCTTATCTCATTTTTATTGTCCTTCGTTTCTTTATTGGTGCAGGACTTGGCGGAGAGCTGCCGGTAGCTTCTACGCTTGTATCCGAGTCCGTAGCGCCGGAAAGACGCGGACGCATGGTTGTTTTACTGGAAAGTTTCTGGGCAGTCGGCTGGCTGGCAGCAGCCATAATTTCTTATTTTGTCATCCCAGCTTTCGGCTGGCGGGTTGCGCTCCTGCTGACAGCGATTCCAGCTCTTTTTGCCGTGCTGCTTCGCAAGAATCTCCCTGATTCACCTTCCTATACAAAGTTAAAGGAGAAGACATCAGTCGTGGCAGGGATTCGTCAGCTGCTGGCAAAAGGTTTTGCGAAAAGAAGCGCGATGCTGTGGATAGTGTGGTTCTGTATCATGCTGAGTTATTATGGCATGTTCTTATGGCTGCCTAGTGTAATGGTGGAAAAGGGATTTGATATGGTACGCAGCTTTGAGTATGTGATGATTATGACGCTTGCGCAGCTTCCGGGTTATTTCTCAGCAGCATGGCTTATTGAGAAAGTTGGACGCAAGCCAATTTTGATTATCTTTTTAATCGGTACAGCAATCAGTGCGGTGTTGTTTGGTAATGCAGAATCGGCTGCCATGCTGTTGATTTCAGGTATGCTGCTTTCCTTCTTTAATCTTGGAGCGTACGGCATTCTTTACGCCTACACACCGGAGCAATATCCAACGGCTGTTCGGGCGACGGGGTCGGGTATTGCAGCTACAGCCGGAAGAATTGGCGGTATTCTCGGACCGCTGTTAATCGGCTATCGAGGAACACTTGGTTTGTCAGTAAGTGCTGTTTTTCTTCTGTTTTGTGTGACCGTTTTGATTGCAGTTGCAGCTGTTTGGTTTCTTGGAGAAGAGACGAAAGGCAAGACGCTTGCTTGA
- a CDS encoding aspartyl-phosphate phosphatase Spo0E family protein, whose product MITADNILEKIEQTRSRMLDLSRRLPLTSDAVITASVQLDHLLNEYEKQRKHV is encoded by the coding sequence ATGATTACTGCAGACAATATTTTGGAAAAAATTGAACAAACCCGCAGCCGCATGCTTGATTTGTCCCGCCGTCTTCCGCTAACATCTGACGCCGTCATCACCGCAAGTGTTCAGCTGGACCACCTGCTAAACGAATACGAAAAACAAAGAAAACATGTTTAG
- the sigW gene encoding RNA polymerase sigma factor SigW, whose translation MENIIKHHIKNVKKGDQAAFEEIVSFYQNKVYHIVFRMIGDSYEAQDIAQEAFIRAYTNIHSFDENRKFSTWLYRIATNLSIDRLRKKKPDYHLDAEVKGTDGLDMYSQLAADQALPEEEVQNMELQSNIHKEILSLPPKYRGVIVLRFLDDLSLAEIGEILDLPLGTVKTRIHRGRELLRKKLRHV comes from the coding sequence ATGGAGAACATCATAAAACATCATATAAAGAACGTCAAGAAGGGTGACCAAGCTGCTTTTGAGGAGATTGTTTCCTTTTATCAGAACAAGGTATACCATATTGTATTCCGCATGATAGGAGACAGTTACGAAGCACAGGATATCGCCCAGGAGGCATTTATCCGTGCTTACACCAACATTCATTCTTTTGATGAGAACCGGAAATTCTCCACATGGCTTTACCGGATTGCGACTAATCTAAGTATTGACCGCTTGCGGAAGAAAAAGCCGGATTATCATCTAGATGCAGAGGTAAAGGGAACGGATGGTTTGGATATGTACTCGCAGCTAGCTGCAGATCAAGCTCTTCCTGAGGAAGAAGTGCAGAACATGGAGCTGCAGAGTAATATTCATAAAGAAATTCTATCCCTGCCGCCCAAATATCGCGGTGTTATTGTGCTGCGGTTTCTAGATGACTTGTCATTAGCGGAGATCGGCGAAATCCTGGACCTTCCACTCGGAACAGTGAAGACCCGAATCCATCGTGGCAGAGAGCTGTTAAGGAAAAAATTGCGCCACGTGTAA
- a CDS encoding anti-sigma factor: protein MNCEESQKLMHQYLDGDASEEEAQLLREHLHACPDCQQHYQELKQTESLLSGAAYELSAPAGFTASVMAKLPKEKKRVGYMRWFRTHPVLTAAAVFFLFMFTSLFSAWNNDASVSVSKQEGLIVENDLVIVPEGVTVEGDLVVENGDLDIRGEVNGDVTILNGDLVEGTGAKANMAAADNITGEYQEIDRMFGWLWFHMKQVFTF from the coding sequence ATGAATTGCGAAGAAAGCCAGAAGCTTATGCATCAATATCTGGATGGTGATGCATCTGAAGAGGAAGCACAGCTTCTTCGAGAGCATCTGCACGCATGTCCAGACTGCCAACAGCATTATCAGGAACTCAAACAAACAGAGAGTCTGCTCAGCGGAGCTGCCTATGAGTTAAGTGCACCTGCTGGATTCACAGCCAGTGTGATGGCAAAATTACCGAAGGAAAAGAAACGTGTCGGTTATATGAGATGGTTCCGGACACATCCTGTCCTCACTGCAGCAGCGGTATTCTTCCTGTTCATGTTCACAAGCTTATTTTCTGCTTGGAATAATGATGCTAGTGTTAGCGTTTCGAAACAAGAAGGATTAATTGTAGAAAATGATCTCGTTATTGTTCCAGAAGGCGTGACGGTCGAGGGGGACCTAGTCGTGGAGAATGGCGATTTGGATATTAGAGGAGAAGTTAACGGAGATGTCACGATCCTCAATGGAGATCTTGTAGAAGGCACCGGTGCGAAAGCAAATATGGCAGCGGCAGATAATATAACAGGTGAATACCAAGAGATAGACCGGATGTTTGGCTGGTTATGGTTTCACATGAAACAAGTCTTTACATTTTAA
- the cdaA gene encoding diadenylate cyclase CdaA has product MFGGLSELSIISILRIIVDIAAVWFIFYKVLMLIRGTKAIQLLKGIFIVVIIAFLSSEQILDFPMLAFLSSQAITWGFVAIVVLFQPEIRRALEQLGRGSFFSRNVRSEEEETNRKIEAIVKSCNYMGKRRIGALITLERETGMGDYIETGIPVNGHLTFELLTNIFVPNTPLHDGAVILKESQIAAAACYLPLSESPFISKELGTRHRAAMGISEVTDALTIIVSEETGAISCTKNGELFRDITSDGLKEILTKEIGVPASGSKARRWRGKNG; this is encoded by the coding sequence ATGTTTGGGGGATTAAGTGAACTTTCCATCATATCCATACTGCGGATTATCGTGGACATTGCAGCAGTATGGTTCATCTTTTACAAAGTCTTGATGCTCATACGGGGAACGAAAGCGATTCAGCTTTTAAAGGGAATTTTCATCGTCGTTATTATTGCTTTCCTGAGCAGTGAGCAGATACTCGACTTCCCGATGCTCGCCTTTTTGAGTTCGCAGGCGATTACATGGGGGTTTGTAGCAATCGTCGTTCTCTTCCAGCCGGAGATAAGGCGTGCGCTGGAACAGCTTGGCCGAGGCAGCTTCTTCTCCCGTAACGTACGTTCTGAGGAAGAAGAAACGAATAGGAAGATCGAGGCAATTGTGAAATCGTGTAACTATATGGGAAAACGGCGAATTGGTGCACTTATCACATTGGAACGTGAAACGGGTATGGGAGACTATATTGAAACTGGTATACCAGTGAATGGACATCTGACATTTGAATTACTGACGAATATCTTTGTTCCAAATACACCTTTGCATGACGGAGCTGTAATATTAAAAGAAAGCCAGATTGCGGCAGCTGCTTGTTATTTGCCGCTGTCTGAGAGTCCGTTTATTTCCAAAGAACTAGGAACGCGCCACCGTGCAGCGATGGGTATCAGTGAAGTGACGGACGCATTGACAATCATCGTCTCAGAGGAGACGGGAGCTATTTCTTGCACGAAGAATGGTGAGTTATTCCGTGATATCACTTCAGACGGACTGAAGGAAATCTTAACAAAAGAAATTGGTGTTCCTGCTTCCGGTTCTAAGGCTAGGAGATGGAGGGGTAAGAATGGATAA
- a CDS encoding YbbR-like domain-containing protein: MDKWLKSPWTLRVVALVFAVLLYAYVSAEADVNNRAGSVPVTSSDETNTVSAPVGIRIDDTKYVVSGVPENISMQLVGPASDVRAAIQQKNYQAYVDLTDLNTGTHEVKLQYENVSDNLQVYMQPASVEVTIEEKASQQFNVNVGYTNEDQMAAGYQVDSSTVEPQTVSIVSTQEIIDQISSVRAYIDLTGIDGDITSKQAPVKVYDAQGNELSVNVEPETVEVSVQVSNPSKTVPVEVKTKGSVPEDISVASLTPEKNEVTIYGPQDALDGIDSISTEAIDLSAIKENQTVDATLTLPEDVRAVSDEQVSVTVELEETSETTIDDVPITIENLPEDLEASFNDPQNEQLDVTVSGAREVIEGLSAEDITATIDAADLEEGEQTVPIDVAGPDNTELSLSQDEATITVQAVESTAEETTAEEETNTEEESNTDTQAQTQTE, translated from the coding sequence ATGGATAAATGGCTAAAAAGTCCATGGACATTGCGTGTTGTAGCACTCGTATTTGCTGTCCTTCTCTATGCCTACGTGAGTGCGGAAGCCGATGTAAACAATCGGGCTGGATCTGTTCCAGTCACAAGCTCTGATGAAACGAATACGGTTAGTGCGCCAGTTGGCATTCGTATTGACGATACAAAATATGTTGTGAGCGGCGTACCGGAGAATATTTCGATGCAGCTTGTCGGTCCGGCAAGTGACGTACGCGCTGCTATCCAGCAGAAAAACTATCAAGCTTATGTGGATCTGACAGATTTGAATACCGGAACACATGAGGTGAAATTACAGTATGAGAATGTATCGGACAACCTGCAAGTGTATATGCAGCCAGCATCGGTTGAAGTGACAATTGAAGAAAAAGCTTCACAGCAATTTAATGTGAACGTAGGCTATACCAATGAAGATCAGATGGCAGCAGGTTATCAAGTGGATAGCTCTACAGTGGAACCTCAGACAGTTTCAATCGTAAGTACACAGGAGATCATTGATCAAATTAGCAGTGTACGGGCTTATATTGATTTAACGGGTATTGATGGGGATATCACAAGTAAGCAAGCACCTGTTAAAGTGTATGATGCGCAAGGGAACGAGCTGAGTGTGAATGTAGAACCCGAGACGGTAGAAGTATCGGTACAGGTGAGTAATCCAAGTAAGACTGTTCCGGTAGAAGTGAAAACAAAAGGCAGTGTACCGGAAGATATCTCGGTCGCTTCTCTGACACCGGAGAAGAATGAAGTAACCATCTACGGACCGCAGGATGCATTGGATGGGATTGACTCTATTAGTACAGAGGCTATCGACTTGTCTGCTATTAAAGAGAATCAAACAGTAGACGCAACACTTACCCTTCCGGAGGACGTGCGCGCTGTAAGTGACGAGCAGGTATCCGTCACTGTTGAATTGGAAGAGACGAGCGAGACGACAATCGATGATGTGCCCATAACAATTGAGAACTTGCCGGAAGACTTGGAAGCTTCATTCAATGATCCGCAGAATGAGCAGCTCGATGTGACAGTAAGTGGTGCAAGAGAAGTGATTGAAGGTCTTTCAGCTGAAGATATTACGGCTACAATTGATGCAGCCGACTTGGAAGAGGGCGAGCAGACCGTGCCGATTGATGTGGCAGGTCCGGATAATACCGAGCTTTCGCTAAGCCAAGATGAGGCGACAATTACTGTGCAGGCTGTTGAATCGACGGCTGAAGAAACAACTGCTGAGGAAGAAACGAATACAGAAGAAGAATCAAATACAGATACACAAGCACAGACACAAACAGAGTGA
- the glmM gene encoding phosphoglucosamine mutase, which yields MGKYFGTDGVRGIANEELTPELAFKLGRYGGYVLTKTSEDRPKVMIGRDTRISGEMLEGALVAGLLSIGAEVMRVGVISTPGVAYLTKNMGAAAGIMISASHNPVQDNGIKFFGPDGYKLSDEQENEIEQLIDAETDELPRPSGADLGQINDYFEGGQKYISYLKQTVDNDFEGLHIAIDCAHGATSSIATHLFADLEADISTIGTSPDGLNINKNVGSTHPETLRDFLLEKEADIGLAFDGDGDRLIAVDEKGQIVDGDKIMYICAKYLNDHGRLRHNTVVSTVMSNIGFYRALDQHSIKSNKTAVGDRYVMEEMRRGNFNLGGEQSGHIIFLDYMTTGDGMLAALQLVNVMKETGKKLSELANEVEIFPQVLKNVPVTDKQEALVNQQILDAIAEVEQELGDQGRVLVRPSGTESLVRVMVEAPTKEDCERYADRVVAVIEQVLGTK from the coding sequence ATGGGAAAATATTTTGGGACAGATGGTGTTAGGGGGATTGCGAACGAGGAGCTTACCCCTGAGCTTGCTTTCAAACTAGGAAGATATGGCGGCTATGTGCTGACAAAAACGTCTGAAGATCGACCGAAAGTAATGATTGGGCGGGATACACGTATCTCTGGTGAAATGTTAGAAGGCGCTTTAGTTGCCGGTCTACTATCAATTGGCGCGGAAGTGATGCGAGTCGGTGTTATTTCCACACCAGGTGTTGCCTACTTAACGAAGAACATGGGAGCAGCTGCAGGTATTATGATTTCTGCTTCTCATAACCCAGTTCAGGATAATGGAATCAAATTCTTTGGTCCGGATGGTTACAAGCTTTCCGATGAACAAGAGAATGAAATCGAGCAGCTGATCGATGCAGAGACAGATGAACTGCCTCGTCCATCTGGAGCGGACCTAGGCCAAATCAATGACTATTTTGAAGGCGGTCAGAAATATATCAGTTATTTGAAGCAGACAGTAGATAATGATTTTGAAGGACTTCATATCGCAATCGACTGTGCCCATGGAGCAACTTCTTCCATTGCTACACACTTGTTTGCAGATCTGGAAGCAGATATCTCTACGATTGGTACATCTCCTGATGGACTGAATATCAATAAAAACGTTGGCTCAACGCACCCAGAAACGTTACGTGATTTCCTTCTGGAAAAAGAGGCGGATATCGGACTGGCATTTGATGGTGATGGCGACCGCTTGATTGCTGTTGATGAGAAAGGTCAGATTGTCGATGGGGACAAGATTATGTACATCTGTGCCAAATACTTGAATGACCACGGACGCTTGCGTCACAACACGGTTGTTTCCACTGTCATGAGTAACATTGGTTTCTACCGTGCGTTGGATCAGCACAGCATTAAGAGTAACAAGACAGCTGTTGGTGACAGATACGTAATGGAAGAGATGCGCCGCGGCAACTTTAATCTTGGTGGTGAGCAGTCTGGACATATCATCTTCTTAGATTACATGACAACTGGTGACGGTATGCTTGCAGCACTGCAGCTCGTTAATGTGATGAAAGAGACTGGCAAGAAGCTATCCGAACTTGCTAACGAAGTTGAGATATTCCCACAAGTTCTTAAAAATGTCCCGGTAACAGATAAACAGGAAGCACTTGTGAATCAGCAAATTCTGGACGCAATTGCGGAAGTAGAACAGGAGCTTGGTGATCAGGGCCGTGTGCTTGTACGCCCGTCTGGAACAGAATCGCTTGTGCGTGTAATGGTCGAAGCACCGACAAAAGAAGATTGCGAGCGTTACGCAGATCGAGTTGTCGCTGTTATTGAACAAGTATTAGGAACGAAGTAA
- the glmS gene encoding glutamine--fructose-6-phosphate transaminase (isomerizing): MCGIVGYIGQNDTKEVLLNGLEKLEYRGYDSAGIAIENEQGVNLFKVKGRIAALREKVDHNVSSTMGIGHTRWATHGAPNVDNAHPHQSASGRFTIVHNGVIENYVEIRKEYLSDVTLKSDTDTEIVVQLIEKMHDELQDTAKAFRKAVSLLTGSYALAMIDAEDNETIYVAKNKSPLLVGIGEGFNVVASDAMATLRETDTYKEIRDKEIVIVRRDSVEIQLLDGTKVERETFKTEIDAADTEKGTYDHFMLKETDEQPFVIRKIIQHYQNEAEEIKMDPAIRNAMLDADRIYIVAAGTSYNAGLVGKQFIENLAKIPVEVHIASEFSYNMPLLSEKPLFIFLSQSGETADSRAVLVQVKELGHPALTITNVPGSTLSREADFTLPLYAGPEIAVASTKAYTAQMAVMLLLAVDTANGKEIKLDFNPLQELAIVANAMEVLTDQKETFETLAQNYLSESRNAFFIGRGVDYFVCVEGSLKLKEISYIQAEGFAGGELKHGTIALIEEGTPVIALATQSSVNHSIRGNVQEVNARGANTLLISMKGLEHDEDAFVIPAVNELLSPLVSVVPLQLLAYYAAVQRGADVDKPRNLAKSVTVE, encoded by the coding sequence ATGTGTGGAATTGTAGGATATATTGGACAGAATGATACAAAGGAAGTATTGCTTAACGGACTAGAGAAGCTGGAGTATCGCGGATACGATTCAGCTGGTATCGCAATTGAGAACGAGCAAGGCGTGAACCTTTTCAAAGTGAAAGGCCGCATTGCTGCATTGCGTGAAAAAGTAGATCACAACGTTTCATCCACTATGGGAATTGGTCATACACGCTGGGCGACACACGGTGCACCGAACGTAGATAACGCGCACCCGCACCAAAGCGCTTCTGGCAGATTCACTATCGTGCATAACGGTGTAATCGAGAACTATGTGGAAATCCGTAAAGAATACCTTTCTGACGTAACATTGAAAAGTGATACAGATACAGAAATCGTTGTACAGCTTATTGAAAAGATGCATGATGAATTGCAGGATACAGCAAAAGCTTTCCGCAAAGCGGTAAGCTTGCTAACTGGTTCTTATGCACTTGCAATGATTGATGCAGAAGATAACGAGACAATCTATGTAGCGAAAAACAAGAGCCCATTGCTAGTTGGTATTGGTGAAGGCTTTAACGTCGTAGCGAGTGATGCGATGGCAACACTTCGCGAAACAGATACGTACAAAGAAATCCGTGATAAAGAGATCGTTATCGTGCGCCGTGACAGCGTGGAAATCCAGCTGCTTGATGGCACAAAAGTAGAGCGCGAAACGTTCAAAACAGAAATCGATGCTGCTGATACAGAAAAAGGCACATACGATCACTTCATGCTAAAAGAAACGGATGAGCAGCCGTTTGTTATCCGTAAAATCATTCAGCACTACCAGAATGAAGCTGAAGAAATCAAAATGGACCCTGCTATCCGTAACGCAATGTTAGATGCAGACCGTATCTATATTGTTGCAGCTGGAACGAGCTACAATGCTGGTCTAGTTGGTAAACAATTTATCGAAAACTTGGCTAAGATTCCAGTTGAAGTGCATATCGCAAGTGAATTCTCTTATAATATGCCGCTTCTATCAGAGAAGCCATTATTCATCTTCCTATCTCAATCCGGTGAAACTGCCGACAGCAGAGCCGTATTGGTACAGGTCAAAGAACTTGGACACCCAGCACTAACAATCACAAACGTGCCAGGATCCACCCTTTCTCGTGAAGCAGACTTCACATTGCCGCTTTATGCAGGCCCGGAAATCGCGGTAGCCTCTACTAAAGCATATACAGCTCAAATGGCCGTTATGCTATTACTTGCTGTAGACACAGCAAATGGCAAAGAAATCAAACTTGATTTCAACCCGCTGCAAGAGCTTGCAATTGTAGCAAACGCAATGGAAGTACTGACAGATCAAAAAGAAACATTCGAAACACTAGCACAAAATTATCTAAGTGAATCACGCAACGCTTTCTTCATCGGCCGTGGTGTCGATTACTTCGTCTGCGTCGAAGGATCACTAAAACTAAAAGAAATCTCCTACATCCAAGCAGAAGGCTTCGCTGGAGGGGAACTAAAACACGGAACAATCGCCTTGATCGAAGAAGGCACACCAGTCATCGCGCTAGCAACACAAAGCTCCGTTAACCACTCGATCCGTGGTAACGTACAAGAAGTAAACGCACGCGGTGCCAACACCCTGCTCATCAGCATGAAAGGCCTAGAACATGACGAAGACGCCTTCGTTATCCCAGCTGTAAATGAGCTATTGTCACCACTAGTAAGTGTCGTGCCACTTCAATTGCTTGCTTATTATGCAGCAGTTCAGCGCGGTGCGGATGTTGATAAGCCACGTAACTTGGCTAAGAGTGTTACGGTGGAATAA
- a CDS encoding TnsA endonuclease N-terminal domain-containing protein, producing the protein MSKRKRTSKVEKWIKEGRGTGSGADYQPWLKIQDVSSLGRSTRLKGIKTGRQHEFLSDLERNYFYLTEFSNGITDIREQFPLLPQEETILIAEELGIKHPKDPKTGESIVMTTDFLLTVNKGKEIFEVARTIKMKDKLMDERVLEKFEIEREYWDRKGIQWGIVTEEEVDKTMARNISYIHDYYEINDYDMFQQLNAQHIEDLAMSLLNRLLDSSISIRTITNEFDIDTHLPIGSGVTILYHLLARKIIVIDMHKPINLEQSIEIKYIDESSLKKVKYG; encoded by the coding sequence ATGTCTAAAAGGAAAAGAACATCTAAAGTCGAAAAGTGGATTAAAGAAGGTAGAGGAACTGGCAGTGGGGCAGATTATCAGCCATGGCTAAAAATTCAAGATGTTTCCTCACTAGGTCGGTCAACAAGATTAAAAGGTATAAAAACGGGCAGACAGCATGAGTTTTTATCAGACTTGGAACGAAACTACTTTTACTTGACTGAATTTTCAAATGGTATTACTGATATTCGTGAACAGTTTCCTCTATTACCACAAGAAGAAACGATTTTAATTGCAGAGGAACTAGGTATTAAACATCCTAAAGACCCCAAGACAGGAGAGTCTATTGTAATGACAACAGACTTCCTGCTAACTGTTAATAAAGGAAAAGAGATATTTGAAGTTGCTCGTACTATCAAAATGAAAGATAAGCTAATGGATGAACGAGTGTTAGAGAAATTTGAAATTGAACGTGAATATTGGGATCGAAAAGGTATCCAATGGGGCATTGTAACGGAAGAAGAAGTCGATAAAACAATGGCGAGAAATATTAGCTATATCCATGATTATTACGAAATCAATGATTACGATATGTTTCAACAGCTGAACGCTCAACATATTGAGGATTTGGCAATGTCTTTGTTAAATAGATTGCTAGATAGTTCAATAAGTATAAGAACCATTACGAATGAATTTGATATAGATACACACCTTCCAATTGGTAGTGGTGTTACAATTCTTTATCATTTGCTTGCTAGAAAAATTATTGTCATTGATATGCATAAACCAATAAATCTAGAGCAGTCAATTGAAATTAAGTATATTGATGAAAGTAGCTTGAAGAAGGTGAAATATGGATGA